One Carassius carassius chromosome 28, fCarCar2.1, whole genome shotgun sequence genomic window carries:
- the LOC132108106 gene encoding transcription factor RelB-like isoform X1, whose translation MRNMSAGSGAAGDLDLDIIEEYLTEKTIKERTVKLPGPPPPPVDREVQSADPPSRSRPSAPVLVSRGAAPPNPYSFDQTPTALTDGMAPMHSMRSHKVASQRRGDSSLAPQSLHPQQTGTEHLERFLEKPELVVVEQPKERGMRFRYECEGRSAGSILGTSSTDSSKTLPAIEIQGPIENIKKVMVTVSLVTKDIPYRPHPHCLVGKDCADGICVIHINPHSTRRHSFANLGIQCVRRKELDASLQKRRNKNIDPFNTGHSKSIEDMDMNVVRLCFQCELERKDGDRIPLAPVVSNPVYDKKATTTAELKINRLNIVRGPCTGKTEIYMLCDKVQKDDIEIIFSKDDWEAKAEFAQTDVHRQIAIVFKSPPFREQNITEEEEVSVCLRRMSDRMDSEPVKFTYVPDNADPYGVNRKRKIKSDVKFSEPCSVPQNQDITNEPSMPQHFDREFYAPLDCSVPSASMAVPVMDGGITMPSQVMEEICYEDFEQLDGCVSLDPETLDTVLQGISQCLASFRPDQSQQGSDPFLNQIFFPGDLNFGLDGTDMKLNTGQPMMNMSSINDAHFSQMVNENQAYPADLENIEGLMFSPVKSENNLDH comes from the exons ATGAGAAATATGAGCGCTGGGAGCGGCGCAGCGGGAG ACCTAGATCTAG ATATTATAGAAGAGTACCTTACAGAGAAAACAATCAAGGAACGGACCGTAAAGCTCCCTGgacctcctcctccacctgtgGACCGGGAAGTCCAGTCAGCTGACCCGCCGTCTAGAAGCAGGCCAAGCGCACCGGTGCTGGTCTCCAGAGGAGCAGCTCCACCT aatccaTACAGCTTTGACCAGACCCCAACGGCGCTCACTGATGGTATGGCACCGATGCATTCAATGCGAAGCCACAAAGTGGCATCTCAGCGACGTGGAGACTCATCTCTGGCACCCCAGAGTCTTCATCCTCAGCAGACTGGAACAGAACATCTGGAGCGCTTCCTGGAAAAGCCAGAGCTGGTGGTGGTGGAGCAGCCGAAGGAGCGCGGCATGCGATTTCGCTATGAGTGCGAAGGACGATCCGCGGGCAGCATCCTCGGAACCTCCAGCACTGACTCCAGCAAGACCCTGCCTGCCATTGAA ATCCAAGGTCCTATTGAAAACATCAAGAAAGTGATGGTCACCGTGTCTCTTGTGACCAAGGACATCCCATACCGCCCACACCCACACTGCTTGGTCGGGAAAGACTGTGCAGATGGCATCTGCGTCATCCACATCAATCCCCACAGCACTCGTCGACACAG CTTTGCAAATCTTGGCATCCAGTGTGTGCGGAGGAAAGAACTTGATGCCTCACTGCAGAAGAGGAGGAATAAGAATATTGATCCGTTTAACA CGGGCCACTCTAAGAGCATTGAGGACATGGACATGAATGTGGTGAGACTGTGTTTCCAGTGTGAGCTGGAACGAAAGGATGGAGACCGAATCCCCCTCGCCCCTGTGGTTTCCAACCCCGTCTATGACAAGA AGGCGACCACAACGGCAGAGCTGAAAATCAATCGCCTTAATATTGTCAGAGGCCCCTGCACAGGAAAGACTGAAATTTACATGCTCTGTGACAAAGTACAGAAAG ATGACATTGAGATCATCTTCAGCAAGGACGACTGGGAGGCCAAGGCGGAGTTTGCTCAGACTGATGTCCACCGGCAGATCGCCATCGTCTTCAAGTCCCCACCCTTCAGGGAGCAGAATATAACCGAGGAGGAAGAGGTCAGTGTGTGTCTTCGCCGCATGTCTGACCGGATGGACAGCGAGCCAGTCAAGTTCACTTACGTCCCAGACAATGCAG ATCCTTACGGAGTCAACCGCAAGAGGAAAATAAAGTCTGATGTGAAGTTCAGCGAGCCATGCAGCGTTCCTCAAA ATCAAGACATTACAAATGAACCCAGCATGCCACAGCATTTTGACAGGGAATTCTACGCCCCTCTCGACTGCAGCGTTCCCAGTGCTTCCATGGCAGTCCCCGTTATGGACGGAGGCATCACCATGCCATCCCAGGTCATGGAGGAAATTTGCTATGAAGACTTTGAACAATTGGACGGTTGTGTTAGCCTGGACCCAGAAACTTTGGACACTGTCCTCCAAGGCATTTCCCAATGCCTTGCCAGCTTCAGACCAGACCAATCCCAGCAAGGTTCAGACCCGTTTcttaatcagatttttttccctGGCGATCTCAACTTTGGTTTAGATGGCACCGATATGAAATTGAACACCGGTCAACCTATGATGAACATGTCTTCTATAAACGACGCACACTTCAGTCAGATGGTGAATGAGAATCAGGCCTATCCAGCAGATCTGGAGAACATTGAAGGTCTCATGTTTTCCCCCGTGAAGAGCGAGAACAACCTGGACCACTGA
- the mos gene encoding proto-oncogene serine/threonine-protein kinase mos has translation MPSPIPITRLLPKDFGLEFGACSSPISKTASGSTLRVPTNAFHGKIAHRLWSSVIHWRELKAVEPIGSGGFGTVFKGTYFDETVAVKKVRCVKNKLASRQSFWAELNAAHLHHQSIVRVIAATTCTPAHLSTKDNIGTIVMEFAGALNLQQLIYGLADPLPMDKCVRYSMDIARALQHLHAHGIVHLDVKPANVLVSEQGVCKLADFGCSFKLSSKGDTVTHLSEIGGTFTHRAPELLKGEEVSPRADVYSFGITMWQLLTREPPYEGDRQCILYAVVAYNLRPCITRDVFIQSSLGQKCQKLISLCWDGDPSIRPTADQLLHELSVLL, from the coding sequence ATGCCGTCACCAATCCCCATCACCCGACTGCTTCCAAAGGATTTTGGGCTGGAGTTTGGCGCGTGCAGCAGCCCAATATCCAAAACAGCGAGTGGATCTACGCTGCGCGTGCCAACAAACGCGTTTCACGGTAAAATCGCGCACAGGCTTTGGTCTTCCGTGATCCACTGGCGAGAGCTGAAGGCTGTGGAGCCCATCGGCAGCGGTGGATTCGGTACGGTGTTCAAAGGCACATACTTTGACGAGACTGTTGCTGTTAAGAAAGTGAGATGTGTGAAAAACAAACTGGCCTCGAGGCAAAGTTTCTGGGCGGAACTCAATGCGGCGCACCTGCACCATCAAAGCATCGTGCGCGTGATCGCAGCCACCACGTGCACTCCTGCACACCTCAGCACCAAAGACAACATCGGAACGATTGTTATGGAGTTCGCCGGCGCCCTAAACCTACAGCAGCTCATTTACGGGCTCGCGGACCCGTTGCCTATGGACAAATGCGTGAGATATTCAATGGACATCGCGCGTGCGCTCCAGCATTTGCACGCGCACGGCATAGTGCACTTAGATGTAAAACCTGCCAATGTTTTGGTATCAGAACAGGGGGTTTGTAAACTGGCAGATTTTGGGTGCTCTTTCAAACTATCCAGTAAAGGCGACACCGTGACGCACCTGAGTGAAATCGGTGGCACGTTCACGCACCGCGCGCCCGAGCTGCTGAAGGGAGAGGAGGTTTCTCCGCGCGCAGACGTTTACTCGTTCGGCATCACGATGTGGCAGCTCCTCACCCGAGAGCCGCCGTATGAGGGCGACAGACAGTGTATCCTGTACGCCGTCGTGGCTTATAATCTGCGCCCTTGCATCACTAGGGATGTTTTTATCCAGTCTTCTCTTGGACAGAAGTGTCAAAAACTGATCAGTCTGTGTTGGGACGGCGACCCCAGCATCCGACCCACCGCGGATCAGCTCCTTCACGAACTCTCCGTTCTGTTGTGA
- the LOC132108105 gene encoding cullin-5-like isoform X1, whose product MAMSNLLKNKGSLQFEDKWDLMRPIVLKLLRQESVTKQQWFDLFSDVHAVCLWDDKGPAKIHQALKEDILDFIKQAQARVLSHQDDTALLKAYIVEWRKFFTQCDILPKPFCQLEITLMGKQGSNKKSNVEDSIVRKLMLDTWNESIFSNIKNRLQDSAMKLVHAERLGEAFDSHLVIGVRESYVNLCSNPDDKLQIYRDNFEKAYLDSTERFYRTQAPSYLQQNGVQNYMKYADSKLREEEKRALRYLETRRECNSVQALMECCVNALVTSFKETILAECPGMIKRNETDKLHLMFSLMDKVPNGIEPMLKDLEEHIISAGLADMVATAETITTDSEKYVEQLLTLFNRFSKLVKEAFHDDPRFLTARDKAYKAVVNDATIFKLELPMKQKGFDVSKCRVGLKTQPESKCPELLANYCDMLLRKTPLSKKLTSEEIELKLKEVLLVLKYVQNKDVFMRYHKAHLTRRLILDISADSEIEENMVEWLREVGMPADYVNKLARMFQDIKVSEDLNQVFKEMHKHNKLALPADSVNIKILNAGAWSRSSEKVFVSLPTELEDLIPEVEDFYKKNHSGRKLHWHHLMSNGIITFKNEVGQYDLEVTTFQLAVLFAWNQRPREKISFENLKLATELPDAELRRTLWSLVAFPKLKRQVLSYDPQVSSPKDFTDSTLFFVNQEFSMIKNAKVQKRGKINLIGRLQLTTERMREEENEGIVQLRILRTQEAIIQIMKMRKKITNAQLQTELVEILKNMFLPQKKMIKEQIEWLIEHKYIKRDETDLNTFIYMA is encoded by the exons ATGGCGATGTCTAATTTGTTAAAG AACAAGGGTTCCCTCCAGTTTGAGGACAAGTGGGATCTTATGCGCCCCATCGTCCTTAAGTTGCTTCGCCAAGAGTCTGTAACTAAACAGCAGTGGTTTGATCTCTTCTC AGATGTTCATGCGGTTTGTCTATGGGATGACAAAGGACCTGCAAAGATCCACCAAGCCCTCAAAGAGGACATCTTAGACTTTATTAAACAAGCTCAAGCG CGAGTGCTCAGTCACCAAGATGACACGGCGCTCCTCAAGGCTTACATCGTGGAGTGGAGGAAGTTCTTCACGCAGTGTGACATTCTGCCCAAGCCGTTCTGCCAGCTGGAGATCACCCTGATGGGCAAACAGGGCAGCAACAAGAAGTCCAATGTGGAGGACAGCATTGTTAGGAAG CTTATGCTGGACACTTGGAATGAATCCATATTCTCCAACATCAAGAACAGATTGCAGGATAGTGCCATGAAGTTAGTCCATGCTGAACGGCTGGGAGAAGCGTTCGACTCGCATCTAGTCATCGGGGTCAGAGAGTCCTATG TGAACCTGTGCTCCAATCCTGATGATAAACTGCAGATCTACAGGGATAACTTTGAGAAAGCCTATCTAGACTCCACTGAGAGGTTTTACAGGACCCAGGCGCCGTCCTACCTGCAGCAGAACGGAGTACAAAACTACATGAAATAT GCAGACTCTAAATTAAGAGAAGAGGAAAAACGCGCACTACGATATTTAGAGACAAGACGTGAATGTAACTCTGTACAAGCA CTTATGGAATGTTGTGTGAATGCACTGGTAACGTCATTTAAAGAAACTATCTTGGCTGAATGTCCTGGCATGATCAAACGAAATGAGACTGACA AGCTGCACCTCATGTTCTCTCTCATGGATAAAGTGCCCAATGGGATTGAACCCATGCTGAAAGACCTGGAGGAGCACATCATCAGTGCTGGACTGGCAGACATGGTGGCCACTGCCGAGACCATCACAACT GACTCTGAGAAGTACGTGGAGCAGCTCCTGACTCTCTTCAATCGATTTAGTAAATTAGTGAAAGAAGCGTTCCACGATGATCCTCGCTTCCTTACAGCCAGAGACAAA GCGTACAAAGCAGTTGTGAATGATGCCACAATATTTAAGTTGGAGCTGCCAATGAAACAGAAGGG GTTTGATGTTTCTAAATGCAGAGTGGGCCTAAAAACACAACCAGAGTCAAAGTGTCCGGAGCTGCTCGCAAACTACTGTGACATGCTGCTAAGGAAAACACCACTCAGTAAAAAGCTGACCTCAGAAGAGATCGAGCTCAAACTGAAGGAAGTG CTACTTGTGCTAAAATACGTCCAGAATAAGGATGTGTTCATGAGGTACCACAAAGCCCATCTGACCAGACGTCTGATCCTGGACATCTCAGCAGACAGTGAGATCGAGGAGAACATGGTTGAGTGGCTCAGG GAAGTTGGGATGCCTGCTGACTATGTGAACAAGCTAGCTAGGATGTTCCAGGACATCAAAGTGTCTGAAGATCTTAACCAGGTTTTCAAGGAAATGCACAAACACAACAAGCTGGCTTTACCAG CGGACTCTGTGAACATAAAGATCTTGAATGCTGGAGCTTGGTCACGCAGCTCAGAGAAAGTCTTTGTGTCTCTGCCCACCGAGCTGGAAGACCTCATTCCTGAGGTGGAAGACTTCTACAAGAAGAACCACAGCGGCCGCAAACTCCACTGGCACCACCTGATGTCCAATGGCATT ATCACGTTTAAGAATGAAGTAGGGCAGTACGACCTGGAGGTCACGACCTTTCAGCTGGCTGTACTTTTTGCCTGGAATCAAAGACCACGAGAGAAGATCAGCTTTGAGAATCTGAAACTTGCCACTGAGCTACCTGATGCCGAACTGAGACGAACTCTCTGG tctCTCGTTGCCTTCCCAAAGCTCAAACGCCAAGTGCTGTCATATGACCCTCAAGTGAGCTCTCCCAAAGACTTCACAGACAGTACATTGTTTTTCGTTAACCAGGAATTCTCCATGAT AAAAAATGCCAAGGTTCAAAAGAGGGGGAAAATAAACCTAATTGGCCGATTGCAGCTGACGACGGAGCGAATGAGAGAAGAGGAGAATGAAGGCATCGTCCAGCTAAGAATATTAAGAACACAG GAGGCCATCATTCAGATAATGAAGATGCGTAAGAAGATCACAAACGCTCAGCTGCAGACCGAGCTGGTGGAGATCCTGAAGAACATGTTCCTCCCTCAGAAGAAAATGATCAAGGAACAGATCGAGTGGCTCATTGAGCACAAGTACATCAAGAGAGACGAGACGGACCTTAACACCTTCATCTACATGGCGTAA
- the LOC132108106 gene encoding transcription factor RelB-like isoform X2: protein MAPMHSMRSHKVASQRRGDSSLAPQSLHPQQTGTEHLERFLEKPELVVVEQPKERGMRFRYECEGRSAGSILGTSSTDSSKTLPAIEIQGPIENIKKVMVTVSLVTKDIPYRPHPHCLVGKDCADGICVIHINPHSTRRHSFANLGIQCVRRKELDASLQKRRNKNIDPFNTGHSKSIEDMDMNVVRLCFQCELERKDGDRIPLAPVVSNPVYDKKATTTAELKINRLNIVRGPCTGKTEIYMLCDKVQKDDIEIIFSKDDWEAKAEFAQTDVHRQIAIVFKSPPFREQNITEEEEVSVCLRRMSDRMDSEPVKFTYVPDNADPYGVNRKRKIKSDVKFSEPCSVPQNQDITNEPSMPQHFDREFYAPLDCSVPSASMAVPVMDGGITMPSQVMEEICYEDFEQLDGCVSLDPETLDTVLQGISQCLASFRPDQSQQGSDPFLNQIFFPGDLNFGLDGTDMKLNTGQPMMNMSSINDAHFSQMVNENQAYPADLENIEGLMFSPVKSENNLDH, encoded by the exons ATGGCACCGATGCATTCAATGCGAAGCCACAAAGTGGCATCTCAGCGACGTGGAGACTCATCTCTGGCACCCCAGAGTCTTCATCCTCAGCAGACTGGAACAGAACATCTGGAGCGCTTCCTGGAAAAGCCAGAGCTGGTGGTGGTGGAGCAGCCGAAGGAGCGCGGCATGCGATTTCGCTATGAGTGCGAAGGACGATCCGCGGGCAGCATCCTCGGAACCTCCAGCACTGACTCCAGCAAGACCCTGCCTGCCATTGAA ATCCAAGGTCCTATTGAAAACATCAAGAAAGTGATGGTCACCGTGTCTCTTGTGACCAAGGACATCCCATACCGCCCACACCCACACTGCTTGGTCGGGAAAGACTGTGCAGATGGCATCTGCGTCATCCACATCAATCCCCACAGCACTCGTCGACACAG CTTTGCAAATCTTGGCATCCAGTGTGTGCGGAGGAAAGAACTTGATGCCTCACTGCAGAAGAGGAGGAATAAGAATATTGATCCGTTTAACA CGGGCCACTCTAAGAGCATTGAGGACATGGACATGAATGTGGTGAGACTGTGTTTCCAGTGTGAGCTGGAACGAAAGGATGGAGACCGAATCCCCCTCGCCCCTGTGGTTTCCAACCCCGTCTATGACAAGA AGGCGACCACAACGGCAGAGCTGAAAATCAATCGCCTTAATATTGTCAGAGGCCCCTGCACAGGAAAGACTGAAATTTACATGCTCTGTGACAAAGTACAGAAAG ATGACATTGAGATCATCTTCAGCAAGGACGACTGGGAGGCCAAGGCGGAGTTTGCTCAGACTGATGTCCACCGGCAGATCGCCATCGTCTTCAAGTCCCCACCCTTCAGGGAGCAGAATATAACCGAGGAGGAAGAGGTCAGTGTGTGTCTTCGCCGCATGTCTGACCGGATGGACAGCGAGCCAGTCAAGTTCACTTACGTCCCAGACAATGCAG ATCCTTACGGAGTCAACCGCAAGAGGAAAATAAAGTCTGATGTGAAGTTCAGCGAGCCATGCAGCGTTCCTCAAA ATCAAGACATTACAAATGAACCCAGCATGCCACAGCATTTTGACAGGGAATTCTACGCCCCTCTCGACTGCAGCGTTCCCAGTGCTTCCATGGCAGTCCCCGTTATGGACGGAGGCATCACCATGCCATCCCAGGTCATGGAGGAAATTTGCTATGAAGACTTTGAACAATTGGACGGTTGTGTTAGCCTGGACCCAGAAACTTTGGACACTGTCCTCCAAGGCATTTCCCAATGCCTTGCCAGCTTCAGACCAGACCAATCCCAGCAAGGTTCAGACCCGTTTcttaatcagatttttttccctGGCGATCTCAACTTTGGTTTAGATGGCACCGATATGAAATTGAACACCGGTCAACCTATGATGAACATGTCTTCTATAAACGACGCACACTTCAGTCAGATGGTGAATGAGAATCAGGCCTATCCAGCAGATCTGGAGAACATTGAAGGTCTCATGTTTTCCCCCGTGAAGAGCGAGAACAACCTGGACCACTGA
- the LOC132108105 gene encoding cullin-5-like isoform X2 has translation MAMSNLLKNKGSLQFEDKWDLMRPIVLKLLRQESVTKQQWFDLFSDVHAVCLWDDKGPAKIHQALKEDILDFIKQAQARVLSHQDDTALLKAYIVEWRKFFTQCDILPKPFCQLEITLMGKQGSNKKSNVEDSIVRKLMLDTWNESIFSNIKNRLQDSAMKLVHAERLGEAFDSHLVIGVRESYVNLCSNPDDKLQIYRDNFEKAYLDSTERFYRTQAPSYLQQNGVQNYMKYADSKLREEEKRALRYLETRRECNSVQALMECCVNALVTSFKETILAECPGMIKRNETDKLHLMFSLMDKVPNGIEPMLKDLEEHIISAGLADMVATAETITTDSEKYVEQLLTLFNRFSKLVKEAFHDDPRFLTARDKAYKAVVNDATIFKLELPMKQKGVGLKTQPESKCPELLANYCDMLLRKTPLSKKLTSEEIELKLKEVLLVLKYVQNKDVFMRYHKAHLTRRLILDISADSEIEENMVEWLREVGMPADYVNKLARMFQDIKVSEDLNQVFKEMHKHNKLALPADSVNIKILNAGAWSRSSEKVFVSLPTELEDLIPEVEDFYKKNHSGRKLHWHHLMSNGIITFKNEVGQYDLEVTTFQLAVLFAWNQRPREKISFENLKLATELPDAELRRTLWSLVAFPKLKRQVLSYDPQVSSPKDFTDSTLFFVNQEFSMIKNAKVQKRGKINLIGRLQLTTERMREEENEGIVQLRILRTQEAIIQIMKMRKKITNAQLQTELVEILKNMFLPQKKMIKEQIEWLIEHKYIKRDETDLNTFIYMA, from the exons ATGGCGATGTCTAATTTGTTAAAG AACAAGGGTTCCCTCCAGTTTGAGGACAAGTGGGATCTTATGCGCCCCATCGTCCTTAAGTTGCTTCGCCAAGAGTCTGTAACTAAACAGCAGTGGTTTGATCTCTTCTC AGATGTTCATGCGGTTTGTCTATGGGATGACAAAGGACCTGCAAAGATCCACCAAGCCCTCAAAGAGGACATCTTAGACTTTATTAAACAAGCTCAAGCG CGAGTGCTCAGTCACCAAGATGACACGGCGCTCCTCAAGGCTTACATCGTGGAGTGGAGGAAGTTCTTCACGCAGTGTGACATTCTGCCCAAGCCGTTCTGCCAGCTGGAGATCACCCTGATGGGCAAACAGGGCAGCAACAAGAAGTCCAATGTGGAGGACAGCATTGTTAGGAAG CTTATGCTGGACACTTGGAATGAATCCATATTCTCCAACATCAAGAACAGATTGCAGGATAGTGCCATGAAGTTAGTCCATGCTGAACGGCTGGGAGAAGCGTTCGACTCGCATCTAGTCATCGGGGTCAGAGAGTCCTATG TGAACCTGTGCTCCAATCCTGATGATAAACTGCAGATCTACAGGGATAACTTTGAGAAAGCCTATCTAGACTCCACTGAGAGGTTTTACAGGACCCAGGCGCCGTCCTACCTGCAGCAGAACGGAGTACAAAACTACATGAAATAT GCAGACTCTAAATTAAGAGAAGAGGAAAAACGCGCACTACGATATTTAGAGACAAGACGTGAATGTAACTCTGTACAAGCA CTTATGGAATGTTGTGTGAATGCACTGGTAACGTCATTTAAAGAAACTATCTTGGCTGAATGTCCTGGCATGATCAAACGAAATGAGACTGACA AGCTGCACCTCATGTTCTCTCTCATGGATAAAGTGCCCAATGGGATTGAACCCATGCTGAAAGACCTGGAGGAGCACATCATCAGTGCTGGACTGGCAGACATGGTGGCCACTGCCGAGACCATCACAACT GACTCTGAGAAGTACGTGGAGCAGCTCCTGACTCTCTTCAATCGATTTAGTAAATTAGTGAAAGAAGCGTTCCACGATGATCCTCGCTTCCTTACAGCCAGAGACAAA GCGTACAAAGCAGTTGTGAATGATGCCACAATATTTAAGTTGGAGCTGCCAATGAAACAGAAGGG AGTGGGCCTAAAAACACAACCAGAGTCAAAGTGTCCGGAGCTGCTCGCAAACTACTGTGACATGCTGCTAAGGAAAACACCACTCAGTAAAAAGCTGACCTCAGAAGAGATCGAGCTCAAACTGAAGGAAGTG CTACTTGTGCTAAAATACGTCCAGAATAAGGATGTGTTCATGAGGTACCACAAAGCCCATCTGACCAGACGTCTGATCCTGGACATCTCAGCAGACAGTGAGATCGAGGAGAACATGGTTGAGTGGCTCAGG GAAGTTGGGATGCCTGCTGACTATGTGAACAAGCTAGCTAGGATGTTCCAGGACATCAAAGTGTCTGAAGATCTTAACCAGGTTTTCAAGGAAATGCACAAACACAACAAGCTGGCTTTACCAG CGGACTCTGTGAACATAAAGATCTTGAATGCTGGAGCTTGGTCACGCAGCTCAGAGAAAGTCTTTGTGTCTCTGCCCACCGAGCTGGAAGACCTCATTCCTGAGGTGGAAGACTTCTACAAGAAGAACCACAGCGGCCGCAAACTCCACTGGCACCACCTGATGTCCAATGGCATT ATCACGTTTAAGAATGAAGTAGGGCAGTACGACCTGGAGGTCACGACCTTTCAGCTGGCTGTACTTTTTGCCTGGAATCAAAGACCACGAGAGAAGATCAGCTTTGAGAATCTGAAACTTGCCACTGAGCTACCTGATGCCGAACTGAGACGAACTCTCTGG tctCTCGTTGCCTTCCCAAAGCTCAAACGCCAAGTGCTGTCATATGACCCTCAAGTGAGCTCTCCCAAAGACTTCACAGACAGTACATTGTTTTTCGTTAACCAGGAATTCTCCATGAT AAAAAATGCCAAGGTTCAAAAGAGGGGGAAAATAAACCTAATTGGCCGATTGCAGCTGACGACGGAGCGAATGAGAGAAGAGGAGAATGAAGGCATCGTCCAGCTAAGAATATTAAGAACACAG GAGGCCATCATTCAGATAATGAAGATGCGTAAGAAGATCACAAACGCTCAGCTGCAGACCGAGCTGGTGGAGATCCTGAAGAACATGTTCCTCCCTCAGAAGAAAATGATCAAGGAACAGATCGAGTGGCTCATTGAGCACAAGTACATCAAGAGAGACGAGACGGACCTTAACACCTTCATCTACATGGCGTAA